The following proteins come from a genomic window of Leptospira bandrabouensis:
- a CDS encoding FecR family protein: MKRTMINQLSALGFVAVFAIFFTACQKDSKESVTNVTEKTEQVSNVVVAFVKGDVVVIRESGQVKPNLGDVLTSKDTIVTGQNGSVEILVGEDGVLKLNKNTSLSVSQAFAANDGSRETEVNMQYGKLVTVLRKERKTESFSVVTPTSIAGVRGTIFLTNVENPSAKGGNVACGSGNCVVKYTVLDGAVAIRKSNSENEIVVDKQKTAEVGNETKLSDKMIKPMDKQSLSEMKEMLAFENTKMLQFESLANELKTNNEELQKLNIGSSAEELEKAARTREITKSKSDEVIKTAKAIEDSKYIKKDVQKDSLKLAPKESFDKTK, from the coding sequence ATGAAACGAACAATGATCAATCAGTTGTCGGCATTGGGATTTGTGGCAGTATTTGCCATATTTTTTACTGCTTGCCAAAAAGATTCCAAGGAATCTGTAACAAACGTTACAGAGAAAACTGAACAAGTTAGTAATGTTGTTGTTGCTTTTGTAAAAGGTGATGTAGTTGTCATCCGCGAAAGTGGACAAGTGAAACCAAACTTAGGTGATGTATTAACTTCTAAAGATACGATCGTCACTGGCCAAAACGGTTCTGTGGAAATCCTTGTGGGTGAAGACGGAGTTCTTAAGTTAAACAAAAATACTTCTCTTAGTGTAAGCCAAGCGTTTGCAGCAAACGACGGATCTCGTGAAACAGAAGTTAACATGCAATATGGAAAACTTGTAACAGTTTTACGCAAAGAAAGAAAAACAGAATCTTTCAGTGTTGTCACTCCTACTTCGATTGCGGGTGTTCGTGGAACCATCTTTCTTACCAATGTTGAAAATCCATCTGCCAAAGGTGGAAACGTAGCTTGCGGATCTGGAAACTGTGTTGTTAAGTATACGGTTCTTGATGGTGCCGTTGCCATTCGCAAATCCAATTCAGAAAACGAAATCGTTGTCGACAAACAGAAAACAGCTGAAGTTGGTAATGAAACCAAACTTTCTGATAAAATGATCAAACCAATGGACAAACAATCTCTTTCCGAGATGAAAGAAATGTTGGCTTTTGAAAATACTAAGATGTTACAGTTTGAGTCTCTTGCGAATGAGCTAAAAACTAACAACGAAGAACTTCAAAAATTGAACATTGGTTCTTCGGCAGAAGAGTTAGAAAAAGCAGCTAGAACTCGTGAGATTACAAAATCAAAATCTGATGAAGTAATTAAAACGGCAAAGGCTATTGAAGATTCAAAATACATCAAAAAAGATGTTCAAAAAGATTCCCTAAAATTAGCTCCTAAAGAGAGTTTTGATAAGACGAAATGA
- a CDS encoding LIC10124 family lipoprotein, translating into MRYVYLPVLCFLVGYCSSVTKIETLNRSFTKPKFITPLPGESEPLPSGRDYKERLVNKSTPHFSLLWKQVPEGFSKSDLLLLEEKILFPHNKLGLYKKAPKNPDPKFFESSDLDLILELTLSKIAERISVEIQYKDPVLSQNFGKAIFVYQEKKEPVVKSLKSFDVFHGKKQLQPLTGTVPSYYAEVSSPSEDDLRTYFTSSLRGNVSIFSTSPGTTIYLDGIEVGKAPLLSYQLINGKHTLSFSKPGKDPVKRNILIRAGKTTRVFQEWSDDISQGTIVISSFPPGLDIIVDGQKKGKTQYAESGVPYGSYPIQFIRTQNDSHFEYAKAGIKIRPKQITSVALPISLEDGVGWESEEFWNLTSVSPNFSATFPGKLTFAKNKDLPNGWYGVYSEDLIPDYLEAELVLDLMKDLNGAVGLSFTDHNQNAIIVYVDKTDFHIIKFTSEEKEAPVRSSYRWDKEDELKGRTVKLSTDIEKKMIRLSLGNKTVEELPWNFETFWNLGVLTPHNAPITGTPLRGLKIRYPDMVKFEERLQK; encoded by the coding sequence ATGAGATATGTTTATTTACCGGTCCTTTGTTTTTTAGTCGGTTATTGTTCTTCGGTCACAAAGATCGAAACACTGAATCGAAGTTTTACAAAACCTAAGTTCATCACACCTCTTCCGGGTGAATCAGAACCCCTTCCTTCGGGTAGAGATTACAAAGAACGACTGGTAAATAAATCCACTCCTCATTTTTCCCTCCTCTGGAAACAAGTTCCAGAGGGGTTTTCCAAATCTGATTTATTATTACTAGAAGAAAAAATTCTTTTCCCACATAACAAACTAGGATTATATAAAAAAGCTCCTAAAAACCCAGATCCGAAATTTTTCGAATCCTCCGACTTAGATTTAATATTAGAATTAACTCTTTCAAAAATTGCGGAACGAATTTCCGTTGAGATCCAATACAAAGACCCTGTGCTTTCACAAAACTTTGGTAAGGCGATTTTTGTTTACCAAGAGAAAAAAGAGCCGGTTGTGAAATCGTTAAAATCCTTTGATGTGTTTCATGGCAAAAAACAACTCCAACCTTTAACAGGAACTGTCCCTTCTTATTACGCAGAAGTTTCTTCTCCTTCCGAAGATGACCTCCGCACTTATTTTACTTCTTCCTTACGTGGAAATGTTTCTATATTTTCCACTTCACCAGGAACCACTATTTATTTGGATGGGATCGAAGTGGGCAAAGCTCCCTTACTTTCTTACCAACTTATCAATGGCAAACATACCCTCTCCTTTTCCAAACCTGGTAAAGATCCAGTAAAACGAAATATCTTAATTCGCGCAGGAAAAACGACAAGGGTATTCCAAGAATGGAGTGATGATATTTCCCAAGGAACCATTGTGATCTCCAGTTTTCCTCCTGGCCTCGACATCATAGTAGATGGTCAGAAAAAAGGTAAAACACAATATGCGGAATCAGGTGTACCTTACGGTAGTTATCCGATCCAATTCATTCGTACACAAAACGACTCCCATTTTGAGTATGCAAAAGCTGGAATTAAAATTAGACCTAAACAAATTACATCCGTTGCTTTGCCTATTTCACTAGAAGATGGAGTGGGTTGGGAGTCGGAAGAGTTTTGGAACTTAACATCTGTTTCTCCAAACTTTTCAGCAACTTTCCCAGGCAAATTGACATTCGCAAAAAACAAGGACTTACCAAACGGTTGGTATGGAGTGTATTCCGAAGATTTGATCCCTGATTACCTGGAAGCTGAACTTGTATTGGACCTTATGAAAGATTTGAACGGTGCTGTTGGTCTTTCTTTTACCGATCATAACCAAAATGCAATTATCGTGTACGTAGACAAAACAGATTTCCATATTATTAAGTTTACTTCGGAAGAGAAGGAAGCACCTGTTCGTTCTTCCTATCGTTGGGACAAAGAAGATGAACTCAAAGGAAGAACAGTCAAACTTTCCACGGATATAGAAAAGAAAATGATTCGTTTGTCTCTGGGAAATAAAACTGTCGAAGAACTCCCTTGGAATTTTGAAACGTTTTGGAATTTAGGAGTTTTGACCCCGCATAACGCTCCCATTACGGGCACACCCCTTCGCGGTCTAAAAATAAGATATCCTGATATGGTTAAATTTGAGGAAAGGCTCCAAAAATGA
- a CDS encoding tetratricopeptide repeat protein: MRQLSFLIITFVLFVGCQSRDFKPVTVKDPVVEKSDISDRQKIEEARALVAEGSNEFQKGNMDTALEKAKTSIQTFELIDGYSLLGSSYYQLGDYENAKLAFEKGKNIEPKNEKLLIGLGTVQSTLGENEEALSTYQTLSQLKPEETIYSYKTGILLKNIGRYQESLVVLKSLETKPEFPYPIELLNQLGDVCLELKRYDEAEAYFAKAEKLNPELKTAKDAKLSTKIASLIQRGNDFLAKKNYVEATSEFKKATELQPQNGSLWSFLGNAQLLNGKLKESEESFKKSISFSDTNPNAYVGLCNVYIQNHNYSDCLKTSKQASAKIPKNAEIRNKQGICEWKWGETKKATLSFQDASSWDPNFFEPKLNLAYVLIDSGRFEEALDVLKKAESHPKAKKEEIRKAKVLAESQKYIASGDSFLRQGKRKQAFDEYGKAMGVNPENPAAQNAFGRAYFAFGEYKKSEGSYLEAYRMDSSNPGALQGLARVYAKTGESKKEKEFIKKLEILSATDPFSAITLGRIAEDASKWEEAESIYMGLKKKFPNNDAVDYRLGSLYYKRAVEENSKENYTRANEFIQKSKKYTKDIPELIETEKTVAENSRFAEILPYVKEGNSFFNRKKYLEAVTPYQKAYDRVPKASLLVKIAECYIEKGEEEKGLSILENAVRSNKENAISFKEGIYSFYYKKGELKRAEDGFNDILREKPDSYYAYYMLGLVTMKRKNYEAAIGDFDRSILVNPNFAPSNVAKGLAFYKLNQMDNAKREFEKAREKDSEFGLSSYNLAIAYFNEDLTKEAKSILESIRKSDPDFMDGEIQLAYIYYKENKLEEAEKIIERVLKEDPSAEALFALFRILDAKQKQSPSEKLKTKRNQIKEKILREYGETKYARLLPSDALDDEPLHVTDLNLSGTPVSTPIIYPNRIIVNYGSAIVGYDRVTKELVWKQYTSTPYQLLVAGKELVGISNDTATKIYPESGKMTFKKQILAGWKVKQGTADANGFFLLLEKEKGSDRKIVKTNPNLEIEEEWNGNDFLSFSYTTEGKLFVLRDLKKEFQLQVFAIGSSANSDKDKKLSNPVAKKDTKESAQIIGCLEDSCLVQFGSHVYEGTEKAKLYSLGNTESIRSVVKNPESLLINTENTTYLWKGGSKWKDSYAIQGDFYYPLDGLVVEGRSKELLLIKGSEKTSVPWKGDRDGLRISTVTVD, encoded by the coding sequence ATGAGGCAACTTAGTTTTTTAATTATCACCTTTGTTCTGTTCGTTGGTTGTCAGTCTAGAGATTTTAAACCGGTCACTGTTAAAGATCCAGTTGTAGAAAAATCAGATATTTCCGATCGTCAAAAAATTGAAGAGGCTCGGGCACTTGTGGCAGAGGGAAGTAACGAGTTCCAAAAAGGAAATATGGACACTGCTTTGGAAAAAGCAAAAACTTCCATCCAAACCTTTGAACTCATTGATGGTTATTCTTTACTAGGTTCCTCCTACTATCAGTTAGGTGATTATGAAAATGCAAAACTTGCTTTCGAAAAAGGCAAAAACATAGAACCTAAAAATGAAAAACTACTGATTGGTCTTGGAACAGTGCAATCCACTTTGGGTGAAAACGAAGAAGCTCTATCTACCTACCAAACCTTAAGCCAACTCAAACCAGAAGAAACCATTTATTCATACAAAACGGGGATCCTTTTAAAAAACATAGGCCGATACCAAGAGAGCCTTGTAGTTCTGAAATCTTTGGAAACAAAACCAGAGTTTCCTTACCCGATTGAACTTCTGAACCAATTAGGTGATGTTTGTTTAGAACTAAAAAGATACGACGAAGCAGAGGCTTACTTTGCCAAGGCAGAAAAACTCAATCCAGAATTAAAAACTGCTAAAGATGCAAAACTTTCTACAAAGATTGCTTCACTCATCCAACGTGGTAATGATTTTTTAGCCAAAAAGAATTACGTTGAGGCCACTTCCGAATTTAAAAAAGCCACAGAATTACAACCTCAAAATGGATCTTTGTGGTCCTTCTTGGGAAATGCACAGTTATTAAATGGCAAACTGAAAGAAAGTGAAGAAAGTTTTAAAAAATCCATTTCATTTTCAGACACAAATCCCAATGCTTACGTTGGATTGTGTAATGTTTACATCCAAAACCATAACTATTCAGATTGTTTAAAAACCTCCAAACAAGCTAGCGCAAAAATTCCAAAAAATGCAGAAATCCGCAACAAACAAGGAATATGCGAATGGAAATGGGGTGAAACCAAAAAAGCCACTCTGAGTTTCCAAGATGCTTCGTCTTGGGATCCCAATTTTTTCGAACCTAAACTCAACTTAGCTTATGTGCTGATTGATTCTGGTCGTTTTGAGGAAGCTCTGGATGTACTAAAAAAAGCAGAGTCTCATCCCAAAGCAAAGAAGGAAGAGATTCGCAAAGCCAAAGTTTTAGCCGAATCACAAAAGTACATTGCTAGTGGTGATTCCTTCTTACGCCAGGGAAAAAGAAAACAAGCCTTTGATGAGTATGGAAAAGCGATGGGTGTCAATCCAGAAAATCCTGCTGCACAAAATGCATTTGGTCGGGCTTATTTTGCTTTTGGAGAATATAAAAAATCGGAAGGTTCCTATTTAGAAGCTTACCGAATGGATTCTTCAAACCCTGGTGCCTTACAAGGACTGGCTCGTGTTTATGCAAAAACTGGGGAATCCAAAAAAGAAAAGGAATTTATCAAAAAATTAGAAATCCTTTCGGCAACAGATCCATTTAGTGCCATCACTTTAGGACGGATTGCAGAAGATGCCAGTAAATGGGAAGAAGCTGAATCCATCTATATGGGACTAAAGAAAAAATTTCCAAACAATGATGCAGTTGATTACAGGTTAGGAAGTTTGTATTACAAACGTGCAGTAGAAGAGAACTCAAAAGAAAACTACACTCGCGCAAACGAGTTTATCCAAAAATCCAAAAAATATACAAAAGACATTCCGGAACTAATTGAAACGGAAAAGACAGTAGCAGAAAACTCGCGTTTTGCGGAAATCCTTCCTTACGTAAAAGAAGGAAATTCCTTCTTCAACCGTAAAAAATATTTGGAAGCAGTCACTCCGTATCAAAAGGCTTATGACCGAGTACCTAAGGCTTCCCTTCTTGTCAAAATTGCTGAATGTTATATTGAAAAAGGTGAGGAAGAAAAAGGTCTTTCTATTTTGGAAAATGCCGTTCGTTCGAACAAAGAAAATGCAATTTCCTTCAAAGAAGGGATCTACTCTTTTTACTATAAAAAAGGGGAACTTAAAAGAGCTGAAGATGGTTTTAACGATATTCTAAGAGAGAAACCAGATTCGTATTACGCCTATTATATGTTGGGTCTCGTGACCATGAAACGTAAAAACTACGAAGCTGCAATTGGTGATTTTGATCGTTCCATTTTAGTAAATCCGAATTTTGCGCCGAGTAATGTCGCTAAAGGTTTGGCATTTTATAAATTAAACCAGATGGATAACGCCAAACGGGAATTTGAAAAAGCAAGAGAAAAGGATTCTGAATTTGGTCTTTCTTCTTACAATTTAGCTATCGCTTATTTCAACGAAGACCTTACAAAAGAAGCAAAATCTATTTTGGAATCCATTCGCAAATCGGATCCAGATTTTATGGACGGTGAGATCCAGTTAGCATACATTTATTATAAAGAAAACAAATTAGAAGAAGCAGAAAAAATCATAGAACGTGTTCTGAAAGAAGATCCTTCTGCTGAGGCTTTATTCGCACTATTTCGAATTTTAGATGCCAAACAAAAACAATCTCCCTCTGAAAAGCTGAAAACAAAACGAAACCAAATAAAAGAGAAAATTTTACGCGAATACGGCGAAACCAAATACGCAAGGTTACTTCCTTCTGATGCATTGGATGATGAACCACTTCATGTAACAGACCTCAATCTTTCTGGAACTCCGGTTTCTACTCCTATTATTTATCCAAACCGGATTATTGTAAATTATGGATCCGCAATTGTTGGTTATGACCGTGTTACAAAGGAACTTGTTTGGAAACAATACACATCTACTCCGTATCAATTGTTAGTTGCAGGTAAAGAGCTTGTTGGAATTTCCAACGATACAGCCACCAAAATTTATCCTGAATCAGGAAAGATGACTTTTAAAAAACAGATATTAGCTGGATGGAAAGTCAAACAAGGAACAGCTGATGCGAATGGTTTTTTCCTTCTTCTAGAAAAAGAAAAGGGATCAGACCGAAAGATTGTTAAAACAAATCCAAATTTGGAAATTGAAGAAGAATGGAATGGAAATGATTTTTTAAGTTTTTCTTATACGACAGAAGGAAAACTTTTTGTCCTACGTGATTTGAAAAAAGAATTTCAATTGCAAGTATTTGCGATTGGTTCCAGTGCCAATTCCGATAAGGACAAAAAATTATCAAATCCTGTGGCCAAAAAGGATACAAAAGAATCAGCACAAATCATCGGGTGTTTGGAAGATTCTTGTTTGGTTCAATTCGGAAGCCATGTTTACGAAGGAACCGAAAAAGCAAAACTGTATTCCCTTGGAAATACAGAGTCCATTCGTTCTGTTGTTAAAAATCCAGAGTCATTACTCATCAATACGGAAAATACCACCTATCTTTGGAAAGGTGGATCTAAGTGGAAGGATTCCTACGCCATTCAAGGAGATTTTTATTATCCATTAGATGGACTTGTAGTAGAAGGTCGGTCGAAAGAACTACTACTCATCAAAGGAAGTGAAAAAACTTCTGTTCCTTGGAAAGGTGACCGCGATGGCCTTCGTATCAGTACGGTAACTGTCGACTAA
- the trmB gene encoding tRNA (guanine(46)-N(7))-methyltransferase TrmB, with protein sequence MLVSPEIQEKLWKFTTKTSYQSDYLLQPKERGKKIDLKKSFPEKIQNFVLELGSGWGEVAIELAKNDHQTGYLLMEKKVNRIIHTEKQRQTLGLNNIRYMTVNFQWFFDELLEKEIFDKIIINFPDPWPKKKHRKNRLMQEHMLEQIYDLLKPGGQLLFATDYGPYARRTISLFRKFPKFVWDKKEYEFERPGFPISFFEAEKRNEGKRIYYINRTKTK encoded by the coding sequence TTGTTAGTTAGCCCAGAAATCCAAGAAAAACTTTGGAAGTTTACTACCAAGACTTCCTATCAATCAGACTACCTCCTGCAACCTAAAGAGCGGGGAAAAAAAATCGACCTAAAAAAATCTTTCCCAGAGAAGATCCAAAACTTTGTCTTAGAACTTGGATCAGGATGGGGTGAAGTTGCCATAGAATTGGCAAAGAATGACCACCAAACAGGCTATCTGTTGATGGAAAAAAAGGTAAACCGAATCATCCATACCGAAAAACAACGGCAAACGTTAGGTTTGAATAATATCCGCTATATGACCGTTAACTTCCAATGGTTTTTCGATGAATTACTTGAAAAGGAAATTTTTGACAAAATTATCATCAACTTCCCAGATCCTTGGCCGAAGAAAAAACACCGGAAAAACAGACTCATGCAAGAGCATATGCTCGAACAAATATATGATCTATTGAAACCAGGTGGCCAGTTGTTGTTTGCCACCGACTATGGCCCGTATGCGAGGCGAACCATTTCTTTATTTAGAAAATTTCCTAAATTTGTTTGGGATAAAAAAGAATACGAATTTGAAAGACCAGGTTTCCCTATTTCCTTTTTCGAAGCAGAAAAAAGAAACGAAGGAAAACGAATCTATTATATAAATCGAACTAAAACAAAATAA
- a CDS encoding MBL fold metallo-hydrolase, with protein sequence MKITLFGVRGSLPTPISKPEQREKTLKILQMAKEEWQKDPASFSEEEFLNHLPIPLSQDLGGNTTCVFIEGDGGEKVILDMGTGLRVLGNQMATQAFSGEEMDIHILVSHTHWDHIQGWPFFKPGYSPSCNIHFYSCIENLEERLIRQQHPENFPVTLQQMAAKKHFHLWKEFESYSLGGLRIIPFGLRHPGSCTGYRIREGNKIFLFCTDVEYREEDREHLLKMKPQIAGADLIIIDAQYSTAEAEKKIGWGHTAVSKAVEFAEMMEIRSVVLTHHEPDHTDHEVARIILDEARLIKPGGMQVHIAHEGQKLIL encoded by the coding sequence ATGAAAATAACTCTTTTTGGTGTTCGCGGTTCTCTACCCACACCGATTTCAAAACCGGAACAACGGGAGAAAACTCTAAAGATTCTCCAAATGGCCAAAGAAGAGTGGCAAAAGGATCCCGCTTCTTTTTCGGAAGAGGAGTTTTTAAATCATTTACCCATTCCTCTCTCCCAAGATTTGGGAGGGAATACGACTTGCGTATTCATTGAAGGAGATGGTGGTGAAAAAGTCATTTTAGATATGGGGACGGGACTTCGGGTTCTTGGTAACCAAATGGCGACCCAAGCATTTAGTGGGGAAGAAATGGACATTCATATTTTGGTTTCTCATACACATTGGGACCATATCCAAGGTTGGCCTTTTTTTAAACCAGGGTATTCACCATCTTGTAATATTCATTTTTACTCATGTATTGAGAATTTGGAAGAACGGTTAATCCGCCAACAACATCCTGAAAATTTTCCCGTGACCTTGCAGCAAATGGCCGCAAAAAAACACTTTCATCTTTGGAAGGAATTCGAGTCGTATTCGTTAGGTGGTCTAAGGATCATTCCTTTTGGATTACGCCATCCAGGGTCTTGTACTGGTTATAGAATCCGCGAAGGAAATAAAATTTTCTTATTTTGTACAGATGTAGAATACCGAGAAGAAGATAGAGAACATCTACTCAAAATGAAACCCCAGATTGCTGGAGCCGATCTTATCATTATCGATGCGCAGTATAGTACCGCAGAGGCTGAAAAAAAAATAGGTTGGGGTCACACTGCTGTCAGCAAAGCTGTTGAGTTTGCAGAAATGATGGAAATTCGTTCTGTGGTTCTCACCCACCATGAACCTGATCACACGGACCATGAAGTGGCACGGATTATTTTAGATGAAGCTAGGTTAATCAAACCTGGCGGCATGCAGGTTCATATTGCCCATGAAGGGCAAAAATTAATTCTTTAG
- a CDS encoding LIC_13246 family protein, which produces MKETEVLWRELVTKKDEFLHILRILNHYYEMRGETKSKQFAFRRHLADSPPESVQIFFSRLGPYEYQVACRILPEEQTETWIHIDGIAEERERLKQIGNTEHPVFSLVCLGDLFALSEPSTVSI; this is translated from the coding sequence ATGAAAGAAACCGAAGTCCTTTGGCGCGAGCTTGTGACAAAAAAAGATGAATTCTTACATATCTTACGAATTCTGAATCATTATTATGAAATGCGAGGTGAAACTAAATCCAAACAGTTTGCCTTCCGTAGACATTTGGCCGATTCCCCACCTGAATCGGTACAAATTTTTTTCTCAAGGCTTGGCCCCTATGAATACCAAGTGGCTTGTCGGATTTTGCCCGAAGAACAGACGGAAACCTGGATTCATATTGATGGGATCGCAGAAGAAAGAGAAAGATTAAAACAAATCGGTAATACAGAACACCCCGTCTTTTCGCTCGTTTGTCTCGGAGATTTATTTGCTCTTTCTGAACCGAGCACAGTCTCCATTTAA
- a CDS encoding NADP-dependent isocitrate dehydrogenase: MGKIKVKTPLVELDGDEMTRIIWKEIKDRFIYPYLDITLEYYDLGVEYRDKTDDQVTVDSANAIKKHGVGVKCATITPNADRVKEYNLKQEWKSPNGTIRAILDGTVFRKPIIIKNIPAAVNSWKKPIAIGRHAYGDIYRDVEIAVDGPGKVELVYTDASGKEKQRLLVNDFKAPGVALAMHNLDESIKSFAKACFTYAISEKISIWFATKDTISKKYHARFRDIFDNMAKEQEAAMKAAGITYSYYLIDDAVAQIMKNEGGQLWAMMNYDGDVMSDMVASGFGSLGLMTSVLVSPDGKYEYEAAHGTVTRHYRKYQKGETTSTNSVASIFAWTGALAKRGELDGTPELVNFAVKLEEAIIETIEGGEMTKDLLSLSTAANKKELDTFQFMEAVQKRLDAKLK; this comes from the coding sequence ATGGGAAAAATTAAAGTAAAAACACCGCTTGTTGAGTTAGACGGCGATGAAATGACAAGAATTATCTGGAAAGAAATTAAAGATCGTTTCATCTACCCTTATTTAGACATCACTTTAGAATACTATGACTTAGGTGTTGAATACCGTGACAAGACAGATGACCAAGTCACAGTCGATTCTGCTAACGCGATCAAAAAACACGGCGTGGGTGTTAAATGTGCAACTATCACTCCAAACGCTGACCGAGTAAAAGAATACAATCTAAAACAAGAATGGAAATCACCTAACGGAACTATCCGTGCCATCTTAGATGGAACTGTTTTCCGTAAACCAATCATCATCAAAAACATTCCAGCGGCAGTAAACTCTTGGAAAAAGCCAATTGCGATTGGAAGACATGCTTACGGTGATATATACCGTGACGTAGAAATCGCAGTAGATGGTCCAGGAAAAGTAGAACTTGTTTATACTGATGCTTCTGGAAAAGAAAAACAAAGATTACTTGTAAACGATTTTAAAGCGCCAGGTGTTGCTCTTGCGATGCATAACCTTGATGAATCCATCAAGTCATTTGCAAAGGCATGTTTCACTTACGCTATATCTGAAAAAATCAGCATCTGGTTTGCAACAAAAGATACGATCTCTAAAAAATACCATGCACGTTTCCGCGATATCTTTGATAACATGGCAAAAGAACAAGAAGCTGCTATGAAGGCTGCTGGTATTACTTATAGTTACTACCTAATTGATGATGCTGTTGCGCAAATCATGAAAAACGAAGGTGGACAACTTTGGGCGATGATGAACTACGACGGTGACGTTATGAGTGATATGGTTGCTTCTGGTTTTGGTTCTCTTGGACTTATGACTTCGGTTCTTGTGTCTCCAGACGGAAAATACGAATACGAAGCCGCACATGGAACTGTGACTCGTCACTACCGTAAATACCAAAAAGGAGAAACCACTTCTACAAACTCAGTGGCTTCTATTTTTGCTTGGACGGGAGCTCTTGCAAAACGTGGGGAACTAGATGGAACTCCAGAACTAGTAAACTTTGCAGTGAAATTGGAAGAAGCAATCATTGAAACTATCGAAGGTGGCGAAATGACAAAAGACCTACTTTCTCTTTCCACTGCAGCTAACAAAAAAGAATTGGATACTTTCCAATTTATGGAAGCTGTACAAAAACGTTTGGATGCGAAACTAAAATAA
- a CDS encoding adenylate/guanylate cyclase domain-containing protein, translating to MIAEFIEWYTNELPGLKSSVELFDKGIGYLQNQGFQIVRVNMGTRTLHPQVESLSYTWVPKNKIEYFDDSTTPLLHSRSTIESENGFLREVRFRLGSLQTSQFAVSPVQHVMSTKKPYYFGFAENQGKPRPYPILDDLAPLGATGYLAVPILQKGVSYAFLSLVTDKPNGWSDEEQGFLNQVLKILSLQWMNFIQNELTESLLSIYLGKRTGSTVYSGKIYLGELDKIKSVIWFSDIRNYSGMSEKLSPPEIIQLLNDYFGLAIPLIEAHGGEVLKLLGDGILAVFPYSESNKTFVGKKVLLAVRKLGESLLQHNQTREKDEKLPIHHGVGLHSGEILYGNIGSTERLDFTVIGEAVNLTSRIAGMCGELGKAVLASESLAEQIPVRWEELGEHKLKGISSPKKIFAISERTKRKW from the coding sequence ATGATCGCTGAATTTATTGAATGGTATACGAATGAATTGCCTGGATTAAAATCTTCTGTCGAACTTTTCGATAAAGGGATTGGATATTTACAAAATCAAGGGTTTCAAATTGTACGAGTTAATATGGGAACACGTACCCTCCACCCGCAAGTGGAATCTTTGTCTTATACTTGGGTTCCTAAAAACAAAATCGAATATTTTGATGATTCCACAACTCCTTTATTACATTCAAGATCCACAATAGAATCTGAAAATGGATTTCTTCGGGAAGTGCGATTTCGATTGGGATCTTTGCAGACTTCTCAATTTGCTGTAAGTCCTGTTCAACATGTAATGTCTACCAAAAAGCCGTATTACTTTGGTTTTGCGGAAAATCAAGGAAAACCACGCCCTTATCCAATCCTAGATGATTTGGCTCCGCTCGGTGCTACAGGTTATTTAGCAGTTCCCATTTTACAAAAAGGGGTTAGTTATGCTTTTTTAAGTTTAGTGACAGACAAACCAAATGGTTGGTCTGACGAAGAACAAGGTTTTTTAAATCAGGTTTTAAAGATCCTGTCTTTGCAATGGATGAATTTCATTCAGAATGAATTAACGGAATCATTACTCAGTATATATTTGGGAAAACGAACCGGCTCTACGGTGTATTCGGGAAAAATTTATTTAGGGGAACTCGACAAAATCAAATCAGTGATTTGGTTTTCGGACATTCGTAATTATTCAGGGATGAGTGAAAAATTATCACCGCCGGAAATTATTCAGTTGTTAAATGATTATTTTGGTTTAGCTATTCCACTGATTGAAGCACATGGCGGAGAAGTATTGAAATTATTGGGAGACGGAATTTTAGCTGTATTTCCTTATTCCGAATCCAATAAAACCTTTGTTGGCAAAAAAGTCCTTCTCGCCGTTAGAAAGTTAGGTGAAAGTTTATTACAACACAACCAAACCAGAGAAAAGGATGAAAAACTTCCCATCCACCATGGAGTTGGTTTGCATTCCGGGGAAATCCTTTATGGAAACATTGGTTCCACAGAACGATTGGATTTTACGGTCATAGGAGAGGCAGTCAATTTAACGAGTCGCATTGCTGGGATGTGTGGGGAATTAGGGAAAGCAGTTTTGGCCTCCGAAAGTTTGGCAGAACAAATTCCTGTTCGTTGGGAAGAATTAGGGGAACACAAATTGAAAGGAATTAGTTCCCCAAAAAAGATATTTGCCATCTCCGAAAGAACGAAGCGGAAATGGTAA